A window of Opisthocomus hoazin isolate bOpiHoa1 chromosome 3, bOpiHoa1.hap1, whole genome shotgun sequence genomic DNA:
TCCTTCACcatccagccctgcagctctgcagtccTCACTGACTTCTCCCTCACTTTCTATCTACCTGAaaatcattatttattttaatttttttaaaatttaattcctcctttttgtttAGTTTCTCCTCCTTGGTCTCTTGTGCCTAATCACAGACCATGCTGTGGCTACCTCATTCTActtattgcatttttcttttcttttactcccTTCCAGTTCATATCTAATTCTTTCTTAATCCTAATTTAGGCTAAAGGAGTCCATGACCACCCCAGGCCAGAGAGTAAATTGGAGGCAGAAGCAAGACGAAGTGCAATTAAGAAGCAAATGTCCTCTTCTCACTATTCTCAGAAAAAGAGAACTCTGAACTCAGAGGTAAGTCATTAGTTAATTAAAAAGTTATCGTAAGCGAAGATGTACTGGGGATCCCAGGGCAAAGCAAAGCTTTACATCACGTTACCTCTGTTCATTTGGGGCTGAAATGAATGATGGAACAAGTATCGAGACGTATACAGGTGTGTGGGCAGTACCCATTCCCAGATCTCAAATATCTGCTTGTCCTTTGCAGGCAGGAAAGTACCACGACAGTGGCAGTTATGTTAATAACCTACAGAATCTGCCCTGCATGGATGGTCCAGAAAGAGTTGGTATCATTGCAGACACCAATTTTTCGATTCCAGATCAGTCTTACCCTTCAATGCAAAACACTGACCTCTACAAAGCATCTTATGATTTGGCCAGCTTCCAAGAGGACCAGCTGTCGCCATACCCAAAGTGCCCCAATCCAAGGATCTACATACCCAGGCCATGCAGCTATGAGTTTGGAGTTCCCACCTTTATAAGCACCAGCCCTTACCCAACGTTTTACAAAGATCTGACAAGTCCTGCCGTCGATGCCGACCCCCTCAGTTTGAATGGATCTCATTACAACGCTGTGACCGTCCATGATAAGAACTTCGATAACCCTGGCAGACATTACGGACTGAAACCAGCCTGGGGGAAAGCTGGCAGCGGAGACTGGAGCGACTATGGACAGATGCAAACAAGCGTTAACCACCCTTACTGTGGTGGGGACTACCCCTGCAGGTAtggtcccagcccctctcccataGCCCCGCCTCTGCAAACTGTCATCACAACCACCACCAAGGTGTCCTACCAGGCCTACAAGCCGTCTGCGCTGAAATACAGTGACAACCTCTGCGATATGAAAAATCTCCAGAGCTATACCCACGTGGCAGAAAATGTCTCGGGCACTATCTATTCAGGGATGAAGATTCAGGAAGACTTTGGGATGATAAAGTCAGCATTGCTCTACCAGCATGACCCAGTCCCCACAAAGTCCGAACCAGCCGAGAGCATGGAGACCTACCGGTATGGGCCACCGCTGGGGAACAGCTATGCTGAGCAAGAAGGACAGACCTTAAGGTTTGAGAGTGCTGAATACTGACTAAATGTTGCCCAAAAGGCAAATATATGCAGATGGGAAAATACATTCTCATGCTGAGCGTGGGCACGCTAAGCCCAGTGGTCTGGGATTTGAGGAGAGGTGAGGAAGCACTACATGACAACAGCTTATCCCCCACAAGCGCATTTCTGGAGCTGTGCTGAGTGAAGCATGTTTCGCAGAAAATTTCAAACCAGCTCCTCCTAATCTCTAAAATGAGGAGCTGAGCCCCAAGCATGCCTGGGCGAAAGCAGTGCGGAGACATGGCACCTCTGGAAGTCAACAGCCTCTTCTGCTGGAAGATGCAATCCACTTAGCCACAACCCCTGCCAGATGCCTCCAGCTTTGAGTGAAAATGCTCCACCTGTAAAAGAGAAAATGCTTACCaggtaatggggaaaaaaaagatgaagggaGGTGGCTATAGATTATAGTCAactgaaagaaatgaaagcaagaCAAGTTGCTGAATAATTCATCTGAACAGTCCTTTCACCAGCTATGCTCCATTTGATGAACGGAAGGACAAGATACTTTTctctgaaatgagaaataaaatcctaCACCCTAACTTCATGGTGCTTTTTGACCCTTTGCATCAGGAGTACAGACTGTCCAGCCTTTCCGTGCAAAAGGGAAAGGCCAGGCATAGCTCCACCACCTCCGGGAACCGACCCTCTGCAACACTTGACCTGGAGGCAAGACGGCTCAGATGACACACACCACCCCTAGCACAGCCAGCATCGTGCGGGTGTCAGGGTTGCATATCTGGTCCTGAAAACCACTTGCAGTGAAACTGCTTTTTGCCTAAAGGGGTCTGGCAAGCTGGTCAGACCAATACTGCGCAGTTATTACTGCAGGAACTCACTTTACTCACGAATACAACTCCATCCTGTCCAAAAATGCCACGTCCTGGCTGCTAGCAGTACAGGGCAGCACTGAATCCGCCTTCTTCCCTGGTTGCCTTTCTGCAATGCATCTCCATGAGATGTTTCTCCTTTCTCCAAGGGACTTCTCccagttgtttttctctctgcGACCATAACTCCCTGTGATGGCACTCTTCTGCTGGAAATGAACCAACCAACAAACTGAGAGGTCAGAAAACAATGTTTCCAGACACCCTGAGCTAACACATGAGGACTTGCAACCCCAATTTCTTAGTTAATTGAACTAATTCTCCAGTAGGCCaggatgaaaaagaaatggaGGAGAACTAGTGGTTTAAAACTTGGGTATTTTGAAAGCTGGCTAGTACTGGGGAATGGAACCTGTACCCAAACCGTGTGCGCCGAGCAAGGGAGCTAGGTAGACACAGGGGACTGGTCAGGGTTACAAAATTTCTTCTTGTTATCATTATCAAGTATCTTTAACTTTTTGGATACtcaagtatttctgaaaaaaaatctggtttatgtatatttttgctgtgttttgggtaACAGCATGCTAATCTACCCTTCAATAAACATGAAATCACAGCTGGAAAGCAAAGCACCATGTAAACTAGTGCAGGCAGCTGGCTAGCTGGTTTTAACACACAGACCTTGTAATGCTGTCATCAAACTGGTAAGCAAATCTTACTTTCAAAGCACGGTGTACAAATACCtgagttttaaaaatcattatttctaGTGtagcttattttatttttgtatttttatgacAACAACGCATGCTGACACATGAAACTGAGACCCACAGGAATTTAGCTAATAGCATCCTGTTTCAGCAGTGGATtgttcagcattttaaaaatcaaagctgtGTGAAGCTGTAATTTATAAAAAGACTAAATGGGTTGACCTGCAGCATGCTTACCTTGTCTTTTAGGGTATTTGCTGTACACCTCACTTGGTTTTTGTTAAACTTTTATGGCAGTTCCTCTACCAGGTGTTTTTAAGTACTGAGCAGAATTGGTTCAGGTGAGCAACATCAGTTTGATAATTAGTCCATACactaaactaaacaaaaaacgaaaaaaacccaaagttacCACCCAGAAAGACTGAGGTAAAGTTTTAGAGTTTAGAAATATATAACACTAGGCCTTTTACGCAGAACTTTGTGCATCAGTTAAAATGCAGCTAATTGTGTTAAGATGCTACTTTGTGCATGTGGACTTGCTTCTGATAAACATGACAGCTGGTTAAGTGTAGTAAAAAGCTACAGTAGCAATTACCTCCTGGCATCATCTGTAGCACTAGAACAAATAAAACCACTCCAAAGGTTATTGCTGTCTTCACTTTGCTCCCTTTCATCTACAAGTGTCTGGGACAAGATAGCTGTACATTACCTTCTTCAGATAAAAGATCGGATGGATAAAGTCTAGTGTTGTACATAGTTTTCCCTCCAAAGTATATAAATGTAAAGGCAATGTGagcttctgtggaaaaaaaaaaaaaaaaagatgaaattgaAAACCTCCTGGTTGGCTCGTATAGCTGCAGAATCGACTTTAAAAGCATGTTTCTCAAGCAAAGCAGCATCCCGAAGAAAGATGTGCTCCCTTCAGTCCCTGAGTAAGCTGCTTCTCTCACATTAATCACCCCCTTCAAGTGTGGTTTC
This region includes:
- the GCM2 gene encoding chorion-specific transcription factor GCMb, which gives rise to MKLTWDINDPKLPQEPKHFDTFQEWPDGYVRFIYSSKEKNAQRHLSGWAMRNTNNHNCQILKKSCLGVVVCARSCALPGGARLQLRPAICDKARQKQQKKSCPNCHAALELIPCRGHSGYPVTNFWRLDGKAIFFQAKGVHDHPRPESKLEAEARRSAIKKQMSSSHYSQKKRTLNSEAGKYHDSGSYVNNLQNLPCMDGPERVGIIADTNFSIPDQSYPSMQNTDLYKASYDLASFQEDQLSPYPKCPNPRIYIPRPCSYEFGVPTFISTSPYPTFYKDLTSPAVDADPLSLNGSHYNAVTVHDKNFDNPGRHYGLKPAWGKAGSGDWSDYGQMQTSVNHPYCGGDYPCRYGPSPSPIAPPLQTVITTTTKVSYQAYKPSALKYSDNLCDMKNLQSYTHVAENVSGTIYSGMKIQEDFGMIKSALLYQHDPVPTKSEPAESMETYRYGPPLGNSYAEQEGQTLRFESAEY